The following are encoded together in the Rana temporaria chromosome 12, aRanTem1.1, whole genome shotgun sequence genome:
- the NKIRAS2 gene encoding NF-kappa-B inhibitor-interacting Ras-like protein 2, translated as MGKSCKVVLCGQQSVGKTSILEQLLYGNHVVGSDMMETQEDIYIGSIETDRGVREQVRFYDTRGLRDGTELPKHCFSGTDGYVLVYSVDNKESFKRVEVLKKEIDRCKDKKEVTIVVLGNKCDLQDQRRVDHDAAQQWAKGEKVKLWEVSVSERRTLIEPFVFLGSKMTQPQNKSAFPLSRRNKGSGSLDS; from the exons ATGGGGAAGAGCTGTAAAGTGGTGTTATGTGGTCAGCAATCAGTAGGTAAAACTTCCATTTTGGAGCAGCTGTTGTATGGAAACCATGTGGTAG gaTCAGACATGATGGAAACCCAGGAAGATATATATATTGGATCCATTGAGACCGACCGTGGTGTACGGGAGCAGGTTCGCTTTTATGACACGCGAGGATTGAGGGATGGGACTGAGCTCCCCAAACATTGCTTCTCAGGGACCGATGGCTATGTGCTGGTGTACAGTGTGGATAATAAGGAGTCCTTCAAAAGGGTGGAGGTTCTGAAGAAGGAGATCGACAGATGCAAGGATAAGAAGGAG GTCACCATTGTGGTTTTGGGGAACAAGTGTGATCTTCAGGACCAGAGACGGGTGGACCATGACGCAGCTCAGCAGTGGGCCAAGGGCGAGAAGGTGAAATTGTGGGAGGTCTCGGTGAGCGAGAGGCGTACCCTGATTGAACCATTTGTGTTCTTGGGTAGCAAAATGACACAGCCCCAGAACAAGTCTGCCTTCCCACTCAGCCGGCGGAACAAAGGCAGCGGCTCTCTGGACAGTTAG